aagaaaaagaagaatgcTGGCAATGTTTGGCCACACAGCGACTCCAGAGACGGCGCTGCCGGGTAACCAGgttatgtgttttgttgtgcGTCATTGTACAGCCATGCAAACCACATGTTTCAGATTCCAATCAGCCAGTGGCCATCGACTATGTGCTTTGAGCTACATTAAGGCGTGTTCTGGCAGCACAGGAAATATGCTCTCATTATAATCCGGTTGAAAAGCACCCTGCAATAAGTTCACTACGGTTcataataaatacacaaaaactcTGAACAATAGCCAGTTTTTgctaaaaaccaacaaaaaaaggtCAAACCAACATTTTACCACAGCAAGCTGTAAAAGTCTTTAAAAGGAGACCCGTGATGTGACCCCACCACACAATGGCTTTCCTGACAGAAATGACTTATAAAAGCACTCGTTAACAAAAGATCCATACTCATAGATCACAAGACAGTGAAATGACTAAACACCTTATTACTGATTGTTTACAGTAACATTTAATTTACAAATCTACAGCTACACTAAAAGTCAATGTAAATCCTAAAAAGTCCTTTATTGCCActtttctaagaaaaaaaaaagctgttattgtttttttatattattaagTAGACTAAAAAGTGGACATGACCTTGAGCTATGTGATGCACGCTGATGCTActtaatgcagaaaaaaaaaaaacaaaaaaaaaacaactgtgtgtTTAAGCTGCTTTCTGAATGTTTTGTGATCCATTTATCATTCATGTGAGGACCTTCAGTATTTTCCTGAAGCAGAATCCATCCGAGAGAAGAAGTGTGTAACGTAGGGCTCAGTCTCTGAGCAGCCCAAGCTTCTTCAGGGCCTCGCGCCGGTCCTCCTCGTTGTCCGCACGGGGGCTGATCAGCACGCTGACGCCCTGAGATCGAGGCAGTTTCAGGGAGTCGTCGGAGTTGGAAGGGGGTGTCGGCGTGGGCGGTTTCGTCCACATGTCGGCCCCGGGGCTGGAGCCTCGATCTGAATGCGCATCCTCACCTCGAGCAGCTGAAAACTCTATCCTGGAGCCCACAGAGGCCGGACGCGACCGACTGTTACGCCGCTGTCCGGGGACCTGCTCCTCACTGAACTCGGATGAGTTTTCTCCTTCCATGTAGCTGCTCAGACCCAGGCCACGCTCCAAGGTGGCTGCTTTGGCCTTGGGTGGGGATAGCTGTTTGATGAGAGCAGACGGGGTAACCCGACTGACCACAGAATCAGGGACGTCGATGACAGGAGACACTTCATGATCTGAAGGCAGGGAGTCGGTACAGTCACTGAAAGCAGCGGGGGCTGGGAGAATATCGGGAGGAGGAATGTGAGGAGCTGAAGACGCAGCAGAGTGTGATAAAGCAGCCGGAGCGACATGCTGGCGTGCGGAGGCAAGAGATGGGCTATTGACACGGGTGTACGATGGTGTCATGGGTGGCGTGTTTGAGGAAGCGGGACTggcaggaggagacggagtgGCCCACGACCTCCTATTCTGTGGCGACAGTCTGGGACTGGTACTGGTGAGCGAATCTTCCTCGTGGCTTTTGAGCAGGCCGAGCTTCCGAAGAGCCTCCATTCGAGTTTTCTGATGGTCAAAATACATCCTGTCATTGTTGGTGGGGGTTGACAGTACCGAGTTTGCTTCAGAGGGAGGCGCCGCCGTCTTGAGGGACTTCAGCAGAATGTTGGCAGGAAGTCTTTTGGGCTTGGGGGCCACGGCAGGAGGGGTTTTGGGCTCGGACAGGGGACTCACTGGAGGGCTAGAGTTAACAGAG
The DNA window shown above is from Salarias fasciatus chromosome 20, fSalaFa1.1, whole genome shotgun sequence and carries:
- the LOC115408840 gene encoding specifically androgen-regulated gene protein encodes the protein MSKSDTWPGHVASESLSNMDSAGSCDSVISMNSGYSEDSMEHLSPEERACLMYLQETIEALEVQDDSGLSNEEPELGSFGDKMEQIRVNDVNASTSSQSEGHKNSLLGYEPPTTLPLPEAEPADIIESKTENDLLNHTPEPELASVPAPDTMDLKAIDLMTNASPPTPEVPSSLPVGNEAVIPPPSGFMDVPDSPLKPEKVKLHLPSVGTSKPGATVDVEQLRQRAITPTVNLEQLRQRAALRKTSLTPSPPEEYLSKPPLDLPSSLGLSSVNSSPPVSPLSEPKTPPAVAPKPKRLPANILLKSLKTAAPPSEANSVLSTPTNNDRMYFDHQKTRMEALRKLGLLKSHEEDSLTSTSPRLSPQNRRSWATPSPPASPASSNTPPMTPSYTRVNSPSLASARQHVAPAALSHSAASSAPHIPPPDILPAPAAFSDCTDSLPSDHEVSPVIDVPDSVVSRVTPSALIKQLSPPKAKAATLERGLGLSSYMEGENSSEFSEEQVPGQRRNSRSRPASVGSRIEFSAARGEDAHSDRGSSPGADMWTKPPTPTPPSNSDDSLKLPRSQGVSVLISPRADNEEDRREALKKLGLLRD